The Priestia koreensis genomic interval CAATTAAAATATTTTGCGGTTTAATATCGCGATGAACGATACCAAACTCATGTGCATGATTAATGGCTTCTGTAATCTGTGCCATAATATTTAAGGCTGTATCAATGGGGACCGGCGCTTCCCGCTGTATGTATTGCTTTAATGTTTGCCCTGGTACATATTCCATGACGATATAATAAATATCTTCTTGTTCCCCAACATCATAAATACTCACAATATTTGGGTGTGCAATACTGGTCGCTGATTGTGCTTCGCGATGAAACCGCTTAATAAAAGACTCATCGTTTGAAAAATCTAGACGCAGAACTTTTATGGCTACGTCTCGCTCCAAAATAATATCTCGAGCAAGGTAAACGTTCGCCATTCCTCCACCACCGATGACTTTTACAATCTTATAACGGTCATTCAATCGTCTGCCAATTAGCATTACACTCACCCACTTCCATTTGTGAAATCAACAATTACTAGTGTAATATTATCTTCCCCGCCTGAATCATTTGCCTGTTGAATTAAAGACGCTGCTTTTTCTTCTAGCGTTAAGGAAGAGGCAAGCGTTTCTTTTAACTGCTCTGTGGACACTTTATTTGACAATCCATCTGAGCAAAGAAGCAATTGATCTTCAGCTTCAATTTCAATTGTTTTAATATCCACATAAACTCTTTCTTCGGTTCCAAGAGCCCGCATTAAAATGTTTTTACGCGGATGGTGCTCCGCATCTTCTCGTGAAATTTGCCCGCTTTTTACGAGTTCATTAACGAGTGAATGATCTTCTGTTAGCTGTGAAAAGCCGTTCTCATTCAGAATATAACAGCGGCTGTCACCAATATTGCCTACTGTACAAAAGGAATCTGTACAAACAGCCATTACGACCGTTGTTCCCATCCCACGGCATTCTTCATGCTCTTGTGAATATTGAAACAAATGTTGATTGACTTGTGTAATTTTTTCCTTCATCCACCTAGATGCAACATCAGGAGAAGAAAGCTTTTCGCTTTCTTCCCAATATTGCTTTAATTCCTTTATGGCCAAGCTGCTTGCTACATCACCGGCACGGTGTCCTCCCATGCCGTCTGCCACTACAGCTAAAGACTGACCATAACGATTAACAAATACCCCTCCAGAATCTTCGTTATGCTGACGAACCTTCCCACGGTCGGTCATAAAAACTACTCCCATTTGCTTCACCTCGTCTCTTCTTGACGCTCCTTCGCGCGTAGCTGACCACAAGCTGCATCGATATCATGACCTTGTTCGCGACGAATCGTCACATTGACACCACGATCTTTCAATACGCGTTCAAACGCAAAGATTTGCTCGCGCGGCGTGCGTACGTAATCACGTTCTGGTACATAGTTTACTGGAATTAAGTTAATGTGGCATTTGATCCCTTTTACAAGCTTCGCTAATTCTTCTGCGTGCTCTACTTGGTCATTAACGCCTCCAAATAAACCGTACTCAAAGCTAATGCGGCGGCCCGTTTTATTCACATAATAACGAACAGCTTCCATTAAATCTGGCAGTTTGTACGCACGGTTAATTGGCATTAAACGTGAACGAGTTTCTGTATTCGCTGCATGTAGAGAGATAGCAAAGTTGATTTGCATGTTCTCATCCGCAAAATCATAG includes:
- a CDS encoding Stp1/IreP family PP2C-type Ser/Thr phosphatase produces the protein MGVVFMTDRGKVRQHNEDSGGVFVNRYGQSLAVVADGMGGHRAGDVASSLAIKELKQYWEESEKLSSPDVASRWMKEKITQVNQHLFQYSQEHEECRGMGTTVVMAVCTDSFCTVGNIGDSRCYILNENGFSQLTEDHSLVNELVKSGQISREDAEHHPRKNILMRALGTEERVYVDIKTIEIEAEDQLLLCSDGLSNKVSTEQLKETLASSLTLEEKAASLIQQANDSGGEDNITLVIVDFTNGSG